The following are encoded in a window of Vigna unguiculata cultivar IT97K-499-35 chromosome 8, ASM411807v1, whole genome shotgun sequence genomic DNA:
- the LOC114195485 gene encoding protein RADIALIS-like 3, translating to MASSSVWTTKQNKKFENALAIYDKDTPDRWQNLARAVGGKTVEEVKRHYEMLVDDLKQIEEGRVPLPNYRKVAAAASEAGTIRGYSYINEEQRMKVLSLR from the exons ATGGCCTCAAGCTCAGTTTGGACAACAAAGCAGAACAAGAAGTTTGAGAATGCTTTGGCCATCTACGACAAGGACACCCCAGATAGGTGGCAGAACTTGGCCAGAGCAGTGGGAGGAAAAACAGTGGAAGAAGTGAAAAGGCACTATGAGATGCTTGTTGATGATTTGAAGCAGATTGAGGAAGGTCGTGTACCCTTGCCCAATTACAGAAAAGTTGCTGCTGCTGCATCAGAAGCAGGCACCATCAGAGGTTACAGTTACATCAACGAAGAACAAAG GATGAAAGTCCTAAGCCTCAGGTGA